The Drosophila teissieri strain GT53w chromosome X, Prin_Dtei_1.1, whole genome shotgun sequence genome has a segment encoding these proteins:
- the LOC122623567 gene encoding transmembrane emp24 domain-containing protein 5 isoform X2, protein MPGLVLLPLIAALLLGIQDAEAYDKEMTVYVDAGKTECLYHSVRQGETIDFEYQVIDGGHGDLDISFTLLDPIGLVIVSDFKKPENVHRHEVAKEGDYRFCFDNSFSMFNRKTVFFELIVEREGEELQGDTQWNEVDELTGLSRDEYYDMKVQDIMDFIGRIRLQLNKARQLQDVLRSHEARDRNLAESNFQKVNHWSMLQISAMIGVGLIQVFMLRSIFATGGRMHNLWRKLGI, encoded by the coding sequence ATGCCTGGGTTGGTCCTGCTCCCTCTCATCGCAGCACTTCTGCTGGGCATCCAGGATGCGGAGGCCTACGACAAGGAGATGACCGTCTATGTGGACGCCGGCAAAACGGAGTGCCTTTACCACTCGGTGCGTCAGGGCGAGACCATCGACTTTGAGTACCAAGTCATCGATGGCGGGCACGGTGACCTGGACATCAGCTTCACTTTGCTGGATCCCATTGGATTGGTGATAGTTAGTGACTTCAAGAAACCGGAGAATGTGCATCGCCACGAGGTGGCCAAGGAGGGCGACTATCGGTTCTGCTTCGACAACAGTTTCAGCATGTTTAACCGCAAGACGGTGTTCTTCGAGCTGATTGTGGAGCGCGAGGGCGAGGAGCTACAGGGTGACACGCAGTGGAACGAGGTGGATGAGCTTACGGGGCTTTCGCGGGACGAGTATTACGATATGAAGGTGCAGGACATCATGGACTTCATTGGACGCATTCGTCTGCAGCTCAACAAGGCCCGCCAGTTGCAGGATGTCCTGCGATCGCACGAGGCACGCGATCGCAATCTGGCCGAGTCCAATTTCCAGAAGGTCAACCACTGGTCTATGCTGCAGATCAGCGCCATGATCGGGGTTGGCCTCATCCAGGTGTTCATGCTGCGCAGCATCTTTGCCACCGGCGGACGCATGCATAATCTGTGGCGCAAATTGGGCATTTGA
- the LOC122623815 gene encoding 1-acylglycerol-3-phosphate O-acyltransferase Pnpla3, protein MKIRTRRSLSFSGCGFLGIYHVGVAVCLRQHAPQLLLERIAGASAGALAACCLICDLPLECMAGDFLRVVQEIQRHSLGAFSPWFNLPECLLEGMRSWLPEDAHLLASGRLHISLTRVSDRRNVVMSEFSSRQELLQALMCSCFIPGLSGLVPPQVRGVRYMDGAFSDNLPLLDEHTVTVSPFCGESDICPRDQNPHLLQLNINWANTCIRLSRRNLRRMVGILVPGRADFMANFCQQGYDDALQFLRRNSFLKEGFRVQEKGMISWIHEQMEREKEPRESPRDLEKEHINRMTINKKDMQHKKRRNRRHKTQRQSPQRTKKNQQEKSRNERIVNMKIRNQEKNHQKDATNTENLAPIKEKRVEERPPEHDHYASSLMGSTWSLLRCVLFAPPLARHMVQVVARHLSQSLTLCEQPHFDLALMQAPAACYASSTSCPPSTPLGDSDNDKVKA, encoded by the exons ATGAAGATCCGAACCAGGAGGAGTCTTTCCTTTTCCGGCTGTGGCTTCTTGGGCATCTAccatgtgggcgtggccgtctGCCTACGTCAACACGCCCCCCAACTGTTGCTGGAGAGGATTGCCGGCGCATCCGCCGGTGCCTTGGCCGCCTGCTGTCTGATCTGTGATCTCCCGCTTGAATGCATGGCTGGGGATTTCCTGCGAGTTGTCCAGGAGATACAACGGCATTCGTTGGGCGCCTTCAGTCCGTGGTTTAATCTGCCAGAGTGCCTCCTCGAGGGCATGCGAAGCTGGTTGCCTGAGGATGCCCATCTGCTGGCCAGCGGACGCCTCCATATATCCCTCACCCGCGTCAGCGATCGCCGCAATGTGGTCATGTCGGAGTTCAGCTCCCGGCAGGAGCTCCTCCAGGCCCTCATGTGCTCGTGCTTCATTCCCGGACTGTCTGGACTGGTGCCTCCGCAG GTTCGAGGAGTTCGCTATATGGATGGGGCCTTTTCCGATAATCTGCCGCTGCTGGACGAGCACACCGTCACCGTGAGTCCATTTTGCGGGGAGAGCGACATATGCCCCCGGGATCAGAACCCCCATCTGCTCCAGCTGAACATCAATTGGGCGAACACTTGCATTCGCTTGTCCCGAAGGAATCTGCGTCGCATGGTGGGAATCTTGGTGCCGGGCAGAGCGGACTTCATGGCCAATTTCTGTCAGCAGGGCTACGATGATGCGCTCCAATTCCTGCGCAGGAATAGCTTTCTCAAGGAGGGCTTCAGGGTCCAGGAGAAGGGCATGATCAGTTGGATCCACGAGCAGATGGAGAGGGAGAAGGAGCCGCGTGAGAGCCCAAGGGATCTTGAGAAGGAGCACATAAATCGCATGACTATAAACAAGAAGGATATGCAGCATAAGAAGCGAAGGAACCGTAGACATAAGACTCAAAGACAAAGTCCGCAGAGGACAAAGAAAAACCAGCAGGAAAAGAGCAGGAACGAAAGGATTGTGAATATGAAGATTAGAAATCAGGAGAAGAACCACCAAAAAGACGCCACCAACACGGAGAATCTGGCACCGATCAAAGAGAAACGTGTGGAAGAAAGGCCTCCAGAGCACGATCACTATGCCAGTTCACTCATGGGCTCCACCTGGTCACTCCTGCGTTGCGTATTGTTCGCTCCGCCGCTGGCCAGGCACATGGTCCAAGTGGTCGCCCGCCATCTCAGCCAGAGTCTCACGCTCTGCGAGCAGCCGCACTTTGATCTCGCTCTGATGCAGGCACCGGCCGCCTGTTACGCCTCGAGCACCTCCTGCCCCCCATCGACGCCACTGGGTGATAGCGATAACGACAAAGTCAAGGCCTAA
- the LOC122623567 gene encoding transmembrane emp24 domain-containing protein 5 isoform X1: protein MQAIWLGMPGLVLLPLIAALLLGIQDAEAYDKEMTVYVDAGKTECLYHSVRQGETIDFEYQVIDGGHGDLDISFTLLDPIGLVIVSDFKKPENVHRHEVAKEGDYRFCFDNSFSMFNRKTVFFELIVEREGEELQGDTQWNEVDELTGLSRDEYYDMKVQDIMDFIGRIRLQLNKARQLQDVLRSHEARDRNLAESNFQKVNHWSMLQISAMIGVGLIQVFMLRSIFATGGRMHNLWRKLGI from the exons ATGCAAGCG ATCTGGCTGGGAATGCCTGGGTTGGTCCTGCTCCCTCTCATCGCAGCACTTCTGCTGGGCATCCAGGATGCGGAGGCCTACGACAAGGAGATGACCGTCTATGTGGACGCCGGCAAAACGGAGTGCCTTTACCACTCGGTGCGTCAGGGCGAGACCATCGACTTTGAGTACCAAGTCATCGATGGCGGGCACGGTGACCTGGACATCAGCTTCACTTTGCTGGATCCCATTGGATTGGTGATAGTTAGTGACTTCAAGAAACCGGAGAATGTGCATCGCCACGAGGTGGCCAAGGAGGGCGACTATCGGTTCTGCTTCGACAACAGTTTCAGCATGTTTAACCGCAAGACGGTGTTCTTCGAGCTGATTGTGGAGCGCGAGGGCGAGGAGCTACAGGGTGACACGCAGTGGAACGAGGTGGATGAGCTTACGGGGCTTTCGCGGGACGAGTATTACGATATGAAGGTGCAGGACATCATGGACTTCATTGGACGCATTCGTCTGCAGCTCAACAAGGCCCGCCAGTTGCAGGATGTCCTGCGATCGCACGAGGCACGCGATCGCAATCTGGCCGAGTCCAATTTCCAGAAGGTCAACCACTGGTCTATGCTGCAGATCAGCGCCATGATCGGGGTTGGCCTCATCCAGGTGTTCATGCTGCGCAGCATCTTTGCCACCGGCGGACGCATGCATAATCTGTGGCGCAAATTGGGCATTTGA
- the LOC122623570 gene encoding NADH dehydrogenase [ubiquinone] 1 beta subcomplex subunit 7 has product MGNALTHYLKPDVMPGPDVVPTFDPLLGFESRKERVMIATQEEMESAKLPLEFRDYCAHLAIAYQACRSDTFPFVYKCAHQKHEYLTCEYEDYVLRMKEFERERRLLERQKRLNKAA; this is encoded by the coding sequence ATGGGCAACGCGCTGACGCACTACTTGAAACCGGACGTGATGCCCGGCCCGGATGTGGTGCCCACCTTTGACCCACTGCTGGGCTTCGAGTCGCGCAAGGAGCGTGTGATGATCGCCACCCAGGAGGAGATGGAGTCCGCCAAGCTGCCGCTGGAATTCCGCGACTACTGCGCCCACCTGGCCATCGCCTACCAGGCCTGCCGCAGCGACACCTTCCCGTTTGTGTACAAGTGCGCCCACCAGAAGCACGAGTACCTCACCTGCGAGTACGAGGACTACGTGCTCCGCATGAAGGAGTTCGAGCGGGAGCGCCGGCTGCTGGAGCGCCAAAAGCGCCTCAACAAGGCAGCCTAG